One window from the genome of Luteithermobacter gelatinilyticus encodes:
- a CDS encoding SAM-dependent methyltransferase, whose product MAKARNKPKIPLKLRLKAWWEGYDVDDLARVENREVNTTDHQEGSPAAETAEPPTVTPAQQMSETNRLSDNIAILPWDDRRIGVAQLVWGEGYCGPGGPEHIKSMSKLLAMTPEMSAAVIGAGLGGPARVMADEFGVWITGYEESPELAKRGMELSTMAGLAAKAEIINYNPRSEQPFTRRFDRAFAKETLYTVEDKSGLVRKLHDKLKDDALFLVTDYTLAGPEVLEDENVQKWLKQETVRPYPVTAEMMAAILEKAGFMIRVNEDVSDLYIELIAKSWENADKIAAQLASGHGENCPEIKVLMKEAAFWSLRARLLKEKSVHVWRFLAYKPGPTG is encoded by the coding sequence ATGGCAAAGGCGAGAAACAAGCCCAAGATCCCCCTGAAACTTCGTCTCAAAGCCTGGTGGGAGGGATATGATGTTGACGATCTCGCCAGGGTGGAAAACCGGGAGGTGAATACGACGGACCATCAGGAAGGCTCCCCCGCGGCTGAAACCGCCGAGCCGCCTACAGTCACGCCCGCGCAACAGATGAGCGAAACAAACCGCCTGTCCGATAATATTGCCATCCTGCCCTGGGACGACCGCCGGATCGGCGTGGCCCAGCTTGTGTGGGGAGAAGGATATTGTGGTCCCGGCGGGCCGGAACACATCAAATCCATGTCCAAACTTCTGGCCATGACACCGGAAATGAGTGCAGCGGTCATTGGCGCGGGGCTGGGCGGCCCTGCCCGGGTCATGGCCGATGAATTCGGTGTTTGGATTACCGGATATGAGGAATCTCCGGAACTTGCCAAACGGGGCATGGAACTTTCAACAATGGCAGGGCTCGCTGCAAAAGCCGAAATCATCAATTACAATCCCCGTTCGGAACAGCCCTTCACCCGCCGGTTTGACCGTGCTTTCGCCAAGGAAACCCTGTATACTGTGGAAGACAAGTCAGGACTGGTGAGAAAGCTTCATGACAAACTGAAGGACGACGCCCTGTTCCTGGTGACGGATTACACCCTGGCCGGCCCTGAGGTACTGGAAGACGAAAATGTCCAGAAATGGCTGAAACAGGAAACCGTGCGCCCCTATCCCGTTACCGCCGAAATGATGGCCGCCATTCTGGAAAAGGCCGGCTTCATGATTCGTGTGAATGAGGATGTGTCCGATCTGTATATCGAATTGATTGCCAAAAGTTGGGAAAACGCCGATAAAATCGCGGCCCAACTGGCCAGCGGCCATGGCGAAAACTGCCCGGAAATCAAGGTATTGATGAAAGAGGCGGCGTTCTGGTCACTGCGGGCGCGTCTCCTGAAGGAAAAATCCGTGCATGTCTGGCGCTTTCTGGCTTATAAACCCGGACCTACGGGCTGA
- a CDS encoding DUF924 family protein, whose product MAKTLQPSSPFLRTRLAEVHDFWFHQLTPDDWFSVDERLDQTIRQNFSAFYEQLRQSPPATESLSAREMLALILLFDQFPRNMFRGSARAFESDPLARRLTRKALERKLDEELSENERAFIYMPLEHSENLDDQELCVRLFEEKTRLEEQQRYAVWHRDIIRQFGRFPHRNALLGRPSTAKEQDYLQKGGPAFGTRK is encoded by the coding sequence ATGGCCAAAACATTACAGCCCTCTTCCCCTTTTCTTCGCACTCGGCTTGCTGAAGTGCACGACTTCTGGTTTCATCAACTGACGCCGGACGACTGGTTTAGCGTCGATGAACGCCTGGACCAAACCATTCGTCAGAATTTTTCCGCATTTTATGAGCAACTGCGCCAGAGCCCGCCGGCCACAGAGAGTCTGTCCGCGCGAGAGATGCTGGCGCTGATCCTGCTGTTTGACCAGTTTCCCCGCAACATGTTTCGCGGATCGGCCCGCGCCTTTGAAAGCGACCCTCTGGCCCGGCGGCTGACCCGCAAAGCCTTGGAAAGGAAGCTGGACGAGGAGCTCAGCGAAAATGAACGCGCCTTTATCTATATGCCTTTGGAACACAGTGAAAATCTTGACGATCAGGAACTTTGTGTCCGTCTTTTTGAGGAAAAGACCCGGCTTGAGGAACAACAGCGCTATGCAGTCTGGCACCGGGACATCATCCGGCAGTTCGGCAGATTCCCCCACCGCAACGCCTTGCTGGGACGGCCGTCCACGGCCAAGGAACAGGACTATCTCCAAAAAGGAGGGCCGGCCTTCGGCACCCGCAAATAA
- a CDS encoding YHS domain-containing (seleno)protein, which produces MTNITKYLLIISALVVAIGGGLSFYYASQSYYAESLVYGNDQGIALNGYDPVAYFTEKYPIRGKADYEVQWAGSTWRFYTPSHRDAFAAAPNNYAPQYGGYDPLSVAKGYTTPTDPEVWLVEAGKLYLFYSEERKKYWQENRHNTLLQANANWERLRSQLQYRQSQKD; this is translated from the coding sequence ATGACCAATATTACCAAATATCTGCTGATCATATCCGCCCTTGTTGTCGCCATTGGCGGAGGGTTGTCATTCTATTATGCCAGCCAGAGTTATTATGCAGAGAGCCTGGTTTATGGCAATGATCAGGGGATTGCCCTGAACGGTTACGACCCGGTGGCCTATTTCACCGAAAAATATCCCATCCGCGGCAAGGCGGATTATGAGGTTCAGTGGGCGGGATCGACCTGGCGTTTCTATACACCGTCCCACCGGGACGCCTTTGCCGCCGCCCCCAATAATTATGCCCCTCAATATGGTGGATATGACCCGCTATCGGTGGCCAAGGGCTATACCACGCCTACCGATCCGGAAGTCTGGCTGGTGGAGGCCGGCAAGCTGTATCTGTTTTATTCCGAGGAACGCAAAAAATACTGGCAGGAAAACCGGCATAATACGCTGTTGCAGGCCAACGCCAACTGGGAACGTTTAAGAAGCCAACTCCAGTACCGCCAGTCCCAGAAAGACTAG
- a CDS encoding SAM-dependent methyltransferase — protein sequence MANMDANHKKIKVPWRWRLKAWWEGYDVADMEARLRARGGKASYKELTQKEPEPPAEPVEKVNWDALRIEVSQLIWGDGYCGPGGPENVVAMSKLLALSPKHSAMVIGAGLGGPARVLAQEFGVWINGYESSAKLAAAGMEMSKKAGLEKKAPIYHQDLENIEAFERNFDRALAKEALFTVRRKDNLLKVVHTHLKDDSLFLITDYVIRDMDSLQHPDVQQWLSQEPHDPHPVTSDMMVQSLEKAGFRIRVNEDITEHYLDMIAEAWATADQVVKLLSRQGPEASDSLNAIMREAQFWNRRTKIMRSGELKVCRYLAHKPAVIR from the coding sequence ATGGCAAACATGGATGCAAATCACAAAAAGATCAAGGTTCCCTGGCGGTGGCGTCTCAAAGCCTGGTGGGAGGGATATGATGTGGCCGATATGGAAGCCCGGCTCCGGGCCCGGGGCGGCAAGGCCAGTTACAAGGAACTGACTCAGAAGGAACCGGAACCACCTGCAGAACCGGTGGAAAAGGTCAACTGGGACGCGCTCAGAATTGAAGTTTCCCAGTTGATCTGGGGAGATGGGTATTGTGGGCCCGGGGGCCCCGAAAATGTGGTTGCCATGTCCAAACTTCTGGCGCTCTCTCCCAAACACAGCGCCATGGTGATCGGCGCCGGGCTCGGGGGGCCGGCCCGGGTTCTGGCCCAGGAATTCGGCGTCTGGATCAACGGCTATGAATCCTCCGCCAAACTGGCCGCCGCCGGCATGGAAATGTCGAAAAAGGCCGGGCTGGAGAAAAAAGCGCCCATCTATCACCAGGATCTGGAGAACATCGAAGCCTTTGAGCGAAACTTTGACCGGGCTCTGGCCAAAGAGGCCCTCTTCACGGTGCGGCGGAAGGACAATCTACTCAAGGTCGTCCATACCCATTTGAAAGACGACAGCCTGTTCCTGATCACTGATTACGTGATCCGGGACATGGACAGCCTGCAACATCCCGATGTTCAACAATGGTTGAGCCAGGAACCCCATGACCCGCATCCGGTTACCTCAGACATGATGGTCCAGTCCCTGGAAAAGGCGGGGTTCCGAATCCGGGTTAACGAAGACATCACGGAACATTATCTGGACATGATTGCCGAAGCCTGGGCCACTGCGGACCAGGTTGTCAAATTGTTGTCCCGCCAGGGCCCCGAAGCGTCCGACAGCCTCAATGCCATTATGCGGGAAGCACAATTCTGGAACCGGCGCACCAAAATCATGCGCAGCGGCGAATTGAAAGTCTGCCGGTATTTGGCGCATAAACCAGCGGTCATCCGGTAA
- the cobT gene encoding cobaltochelatase subunit CobT, translating to MRKNTTRRIEQYKQALTSTIRAIARDREVEVSFTPTPEPGRGLNLSGGAGRTSSAKQAALPVLSHDLPPEEITRTRALGDLYALKRRYHNTALHYSNSPDSPLAKTVYDALEEARIEALGSRRLRGVAANITALTEQYYQDHRMDVADTLDKAQLGDVLKLLVRERLTHQPPPAVARDAVNALRPLIEEKAAIHLGELQEAIADQDRFSRLARKIIADLDLAEDLNPDEQPEDGDSRKEDQQPQPETENSQDEGSDQAAESRSDMSEGLEGEEDNAATDMAAELAPQTLDDLMNEDAVEQMAEVPWNHLPNNLHQGPLVEYRVFTTEFDEIVTAEDLCDPDELLYLRKSLDQQLSHLQGMVTKLANRLQRMLMAQQMRSWEFDLEEGLLDTARLTRVVTNPLHPLSFKMEHETDFKDTVVTLLIDNSGSMRGRPITIAAMCADILARTLERCGVKVEILGFTTRAWKGGKSRAQWLDAHKPKNPGRLNDLRHIIYKTADTPWRRANVNLGLMLREGLLKENIDGESLLWAHSRLVVRPEERRIMMVISDGAPVDDSTLSANSANYLEDHLRAVIDWIEKKSPVELLAIGIGHDVTRYYQNAITLMDAEQLGGAITEQLATLFDEDKRSRRRVL from the coding sequence GTGAGAAAAAATACCACACGCCGGATCGAGCAATACAAACAGGCGCTCACCTCCACCATCCGGGCCATCGCCCGGGACAGGGAGGTGGAGGTAAGCTTCACCCCGACGCCGGAACCGGGGCGGGGGCTTAACCTATCCGGCGGTGCAGGCCGCACCAGTAGCGCTAAACAAGCTGCCCTGCCTGTGCTCAGCCATGACCTGCCGCCGGAAGAAATCACCCGGACCCGCGCACTCGGGGACCTTTACGCCCTGAAGCGGCGCTATCACAATACTGCACTGCACTACAGCAATAGCCCCGACTCCCCGTTGGCAAAAACCGTTTATGATGCCTTGGAAGAAGCCCGGATCGAAGCCCTAGGCAGTCGCCGCCTGAGGGGAGTTGCTGCCAATATCACCGCCCTGACCGAACAATATTACCAGGACCATCGCATGGATGTGGCGGACACGCTGGATAAAGCCCAGCTTGGGGACGTGCTCAAACTTCTGGTGCGGGAACGGCTCACCCACCAGCCGCCGCCTGCTGTCGCGCGCGATGCGGTTAACGCGCTTCGCCCGCTGATTGAGGAAAAGGCCGCTATTCATCTGGGCGAACTTCAGGAGGCGATCGCCGATCAGGATCGTTTCAGCCGCCTTGCCCGAAAGATTATCGCCGACCTTGATCTGGCCGAAGACTTAAATCCGGACGAACAACCCGAAGACGGCGATTCCCGCAAGGAGGACCAGCAGCCCCAGCCCGAGACAGAGAACAGCCAGGACGAAGGCAGCGACCAGGCGGCCGAGTCCCGGTCGGATATGTCCGAGGGACTGGAGGGAGAGGAAGACAACGCCGCCACCGACATGGCCGCGGAGCTGGCGCCACAGACCCTGGACGACCTGATGAATGAGGACGCCGTGGAACAGATGGCCGAAGTGCCCTGGAACCACCTGCCCAATAATCTGCATCAGGGCCCCCTGGTGGAGTATCGGGTCTTTACTACAGAATTTGACGAAATTGTCACCGCCGAGGACCTCTGCGATCCGGATGAACTCCTTTATCTGCGCAAGTCTCTGGACCAGCAGCTCAGCCACCTTCAGGGCATGGTCACCAAACTGGCCAACCGACTGCAACGTATGCTGATGGCGCAACAGATGCGGTCCTGGGAATTTGACCTGGAGGAAGGTCTTCTGGATACGGCGCGTCTCACGCGGGTGGTCACCAATCCGCTGCACCCCCTGTCCTTCAAGATGGAACACGAAACCGATTTCAAAGATACGGTGGTGACCCTGCTGATCGACAATTCCGGTTCCATGCGCGGACGTCCCATCACCATTGCCGCCATGTGTGCCGACATCCTCGCGCGCACGTTGGAGCGTTGCGGGGTTAAGGTGGAAATCCTGGGTTTTACCACCCGCGCCTGGAAAGGCGGCAAGTCCCGCGCCCAATGGCTGGACGCGCACAAACCCAAAAATCCCGGCCGGCTCAATGACCTGCGCCACATCATCTATAAAACCGCGGACACCCCCTGGCGACGCGCCAATGTTAATCTGGGACTGATGTTGAGAGAGGGCCTGCTGAAGGAAAATATTGACGGGGAATCCCTGTTGTGGGCCCATAGCCGGCTGGTGGTCCGCCCCGAAGAACGTCGCATCATGATGGTCATTTCGGACGGCGCGCCGGTGGACGACAGCACCCTGTCCGCCAACAGCGCCAATTATCTGGAAGACCATTTGCGCGCCGTCATTGACTGGATCGAGAAAAAATCGCCGGTGGAACTTTTGGCCATTGGCATCGGCCATGACGTCACCCGCTATTACCAGAACGCTATCACGCTGATGGATGCGGAACAGCTTGGCGGGGCCATTACAGAACAACTCGCCACCCTGTTTGATGAAGACAAAAGATCCCGCCGACGCGTGCTATGA
- the lepA gene encoding translation elongation factor 4, with protein sequence MTDISNIRNFAIIAHIDHGKSTLADRLIQHCGGLSDREMKEQVLDNMEIERERGITIKAQTVRLEYKARDGETYLLNLMDTPGHVDFAYEVSRCLYACEGSLLVVDASQGVEAQTLANVYQAIDNDHEIVPVLNKIDLPAAEPDRVREQIEDVIGIDASEAIEASAKTGQGIEEVLETLIKTLPPPKGEADKPLKALLVDSWYDTYLGVMVLVRIIDGKLKKGQRIKMMNAGTEHQVDRVGIFTPKQVSVDELGPGEVGFFTASIKEVAHTHVGDTITDAKTPCETPLPGFKPVQSVVFCGLFPADAADFETLRESMHKLRLNDASFEFETETSAALGYGFRCGFLGMLHLEIIQERLMREFDLDIITTSPSVVYKVHLTDGSMIELHNPADMPDPVKIKEIEEPWIKATILVPDDYLGPVLTLCQEKRGEQLDLTYAGNRAMLVYRLPLNEVVYDFYDRLKSISRGYASFDYQMDDYRVGDLVKMTILVNGEPVDALSTMVHRSQAEYRGRALCERLKDLIPRQLFKIPIQAAIGGKIIARETISAMRKDVTAKCYGGDITRKRKLLEKQKKGKKKMRMYGKVEIPHEAFIAALKMGDDK encoded by the coding sequence ATGACCGATATCAGTAATATCAGAAACTTTGCGATTATCGCCCATATTGACCACGGCAAGTCCACGCTTGCCGACCGGCTGATTCAGCATTGCGGCGGATTGAGCGACCGCGAAATGAAGGAACAGGTGCTCGATAATATGGAGATCGAGCGCGAACGCGGCATCACCATCAAGGCCCAGACCGTGCGTCTGGAATACAAGGCCCGGGACGGCGAAACCTATCTCCTCAACCTGATGGACACGCCCGGCCATGTGGACTTTGCCTATGAGGTAAGCCGATGCCTATATGCCTGCGAAGGATCGCTTCTGGTGGTGGACGCCAGCCAGGGCGTCGAGGCTCAGACTCTCGCCAATGTTTATCAGGCCATCGACAATGACCATGAAATTGTCCCCGTACTGAACAAGATCGACCTGCCGGCGGCAGAACCCGACCGGGTACGCGAACAGATTGAAGACGTGATCGGCATTGATGCTTCGGAAGCTATTGAAGCCTCTGCCAAGACCGGCCAGGGCATTGAAGAGGTTCTGGAAACCCTGATCAAAACCCTGCCTCCGCCAAAGGGCGAGGCGGACAAGCCGCTTAAGGCGCTGTTGGTGGACAGCTGGTATGACACCTATCTTGGCGTCATGGTGCTGGTCCGCATTATCGACGGCAAACTGAAAAAAGGCCAGCGCATCAAAATGATGAACGCCGGCACGGAACACCAGGTGGACCGGGTGGGCATCTTCACCCCCAAGCAGGTGAGTGTTGATGAATTGGGTCCGGGCGAAGTAGGCTTTTTCACCGCCTCCATTAAGGAAGTGGCCCATACCCATGTGGGGGATACCATCACCGATGCCAAAACCCCGTGTGAAACGCCACTGCCTGGCTTCAAACCGGTGCAGAGTGTGGTATTCTGCGGTCTGTTTCCGGCAGATGCCGCCGATTTTGAAACCTTGCGCGAAAGCATGCACAAGCTGCGGCTCAATGACGCCAGTTTCGAGTTTGAAACCGAAACCTCCGCGGCCCTGGGATACGGCTTCCGCTGCGGTTTTCTGGGCATGTTGCATCTGGAGATCATCCAGGAACGCCTGATGCGTGAATTCGACCTGGATATCATCACCACCTCGCCCAGCGTGGTCTACAAGGTTCATTTGACCGATGGTAGCATGATTGAGCTGCACAATCCGGCCGACATGCCTGACCCGGTAAAAATCAAGGAAATCGAAGAACCCTGGATCAAGGCGACCATTCTGGTGCCGGACGATTATCTGGGCCCGGTGCTGACCCTGTGTCAGGAAAAACGCGGCGAGCAGCTGGATCTGACTTATGCCGGCAACCGCGCCATGCTGGTGTACCGGCTGCCGCTCAACGAAGTGGTGTATGATTTTTATGACCGCCTGAAATCCATTTCCCGCGGCTATGCCAGCTTTGATTACCAGATGGATGACTACCGCGTCGGGGATCTTGTCAAAATGACCATATTGGTGAATGGGGAACCCGTTGATGCCCTCAGCACCATGGTGCACCGCAGCCAGGCGGAATATCGCGGCCGGGCGCTGTGCGAGCGGCTCAAGGATCTCATTCCGCGCCAGTTGTTCAAGATCCCGATCCAAGCGGCCATTGGCGGCAAGATCATCGCCCGCGAAACCATTTCCGCCATGCGCAAGGATGTGACCGCCAAATGTTACGGCGGCGACATCACCCGCAAACGCAAGCTGCTGGAAAAACAGAAAAAGGGCAAAAAGAAAATGCGTATGTACGGCAAGGTGGAAATTCCCCACGAAGCCTTCATCGCCGCCCTCAAGATGGGCGACGACAAATAA
- a CDS encoding TonB-dependent receptor produces the protein MKHKNLLRHVSMVALMSAAGFSMAQTTFAAEEEEEELLLEEIVVTATKRAALIKDVPFSINAQTQQDIRRSGAKTLEDLSRNVAGLMIQNLGPGQSQVAIRGVSAGQIVRDQPGVKEQVGVYLDESVISLSLFTPDLDLFDLNRVETLRGPQGTLFGSGSIGGTIRYITNQPALDQFEGAVEGEINTIDGGGTGGHLKGMLNIPVVEEKAAIRAVGYYTEYGGFIDALREGGSIDEDVNSGYRAGGRIAIKFQPSETVSITPRLIYQKVDTDGFNRQEVFNLFANPFTTTRPPVTFEERQQFLLLDEGFEDETLIADAVIEVNFEGVDLTSVTSYTDRDILVSRDASALTGSVSVDLGFPDEAVLLPSNLLDTTQVEQFTQELRLSSSGDGPFQWIVGGFYSDTDRFYNQFLPTPGYDAFIDATFGPGTAEAAGMGVAPPDSPFFSLLPYSLEQVAIFGEATYDVTERLHLTVGGRYYDYNETRTVTQVGLFGNGVVDQMDETSSNGFTPRFLASYDVNDTVTVNAQVSKGFRLGGVNDPLNTALCNPIDLEIFGGFQSYDDETLWNYEAGVKVNTNNVSVNAAVFYTDISNLQVTLDAGSCSSRISFNVPEAHTQGVEFEVKAQPAEGLDLSLAMSYVEAEFDSTVIDSTGAVLGGVRKGNRLPSVPEFSMGATATYTFPLEIVGNGVEGYVSATFQHRGSVFTQPSDQEPGAGDFVSGLPFGGASGNDVTSLDLELDGYETLNLSAGILKDNWEVTIYVNNVTDENANLSFDRERGGRARLGFRTNQPRTFGLMARTTF, from the coding sequence ATGAAACATAAAAATCTGTTACGTCATGTCTCCATGGTGGCGCTGATGAGCGCGGCGGGGTTTAGCATGGCGCAGACCACATTTGCCGCCGAAGAGGAGGAAGAAGAGCTGCTTCTTGAAGAAATTGTGGTCACCGCGACAAAACGCGCCGCCCTGATCAAAGACGTGCCGTTTTCCATTAACGCCCAGACCCAACAGGACATTCGTCGTTCCGGGGCGAAAACCCTTGAAGATCTGTCCCGGAATGTGGCCGGCCTGATGATCCAGAACCTTGGCCCGGGGCAAAGTCAGGTTGCCATCCGCGGCGTCTCCGCGGGTCAGATCGTGCGCGACCAGCCCGGGGTTAAGGAGCAGGTCGGGGTCTATCTGGATGAATCCGTTATTTCCCTGTCCCTGTTCACGCCGGATCTGGACCTGTTTGACCTGAACCGCGTGGAAACCCTGCGCGGCCCCCAAGGGACCCTGTTCGGCTCCGGGTCCATTGGCGGAACGATCCGTTATATTACCAACCAGCCGGCGCTGGATCAGTTTGAGGGCGCCGTGGAAGGCGAGATCAATACCATTGATGGGGGTGGCACGGGCGGCCATCTCAAGGGCATGCTGAATATCCCGGTCGTAGAAGAAAAAGCCGCCATCCGTGCCGTGGGATATTATACGGAATATGGCGGTTTCATTGACGCTTTGCGTGAAGGCGGCAGCATTGATGAAGACGTCAACAGCGGCTATCGCGCCGGGGGACGGATCGCCATTAAATTCCAGCCGTCCGAAACGGTTTCCATCACCCCGCGTCTGATTTATCAGAAAGTGGACACCGATGGCTTTAACCGTCAGGAAGTTTTCAACCTGTTTGCCAACCCCTTCACCACCACGCGCCCGCCTGTGACTTTTGAGGAGCGTCAGCAGTTCCTGCTGCTGGATGAAGGGTTTGAAGACGAAACCCTGATTGCGGACGCGGTCATTGAAGTCAATTTCGAAGGGGTCGACCTGACGTCTGTCACCAGTTACACAGACCGCGATATTCTGGTCAGCCGCGACGCTAGCGCGCTCACCGGCAGTGTTTCTGTTGACCTCGGATTCCCGGACGAAGCCGTGCTGCTGCCGTCCAACCTGCTGGATACCACGCAGGTTGAACAATTTACCCAGGAACTTCGCCTGAGCTCAAGCGGTGACGGCCCATTCCAGTGGATCGTCGGCGGATTTTATTCCGACACCGACCGTTTCTATAACCAGTTCTTGCCCACACCGGGCTATGACGCCTTTATCGACGCAACATTCGGCCCGGGTACAGCCGAAGCCGCCGGCATGGGCGTGGCCCCGCCAGATTCACCTTTCTTCTCCCTGCTGCCCTACAGCCTGGAGCAGGTGGCGATCTTCGGGGAAGCAACCTATGACGTGACTGAACGACTGCATCTGACCGTCGGGGGACGTTATTATGATTACAACGAAACCCGGACCGTGACCCAGGTCGGGCTGTTTGGAAATGGTGTCGTGGACCAGATGGATGAAACCTCCTCAAACGGGTTCACGCCGCGTTTCCTTGCCAGCTATGATGTCAATGATACGGTAACGGTGAATGCCCAAGTTTCCAAGGGATTCCGCCTGGGCGGGGTGAACGACCCGCTGAACACCGCGTTGTGTAACCCGATCGATCTGGAAATTTTCGGCGGCTTCCAGAGCTACGATGATGAAACATTGTGGAACTATGAAGCCGGGGTCAAGGTGAACACCAACAATGTCTCCGTCAATGCCGCCGTCTTCTATACGGATATTTCCAACCTCCAGGTCACACTGGACGCCGGGTCCTGTTCTTCGCGGATTTCATTTAACGTGCCCGAAGCCCATACCCAGGGCGTGGAATTTGAAGTAAAGGCCCAGCCGGCAGAAGGACTCGATCTGTCACTCGCCATGAGCTATGTGGAAGCCGAGTTTGATTCCACGGTTATCGACAGTACTGGCGCCGTGCTCGGTGGGGTGCGCAAGGGCAACCGCCTGCCCTCCGTGCCCGAATTCAGCATGGGGGCCACGGCCACCTATACCTTCCCGCTTGAAATAGTCGGCAACGGCGTCGAAGGGTACGTGTCCGCCACGTTCCAGCACCGGGGCAGCGTCTTTACCCAGCCGTCCGACCAGGAACCGGGCGCGGGGGATTTTGTCTCCGGCCTGCCTTTTGGCGGGGCCAGCGGGAACGACGTCACCTCGCTTGATCTGGAGCTTGACGGCTATGAGACCCTCAATCTCAGCGCCGGCATTCTGAAGGACAACTGGGAAGTGACCATCTATGTCAACAATGTCACGGATGAAAACGCCAACCTGTCCTTCGACCGTGAACGCGGCGGCCGGGCCCGCCTCGGCTTCCGGACCAACCAGCCGCGGACCTTTGGCCTGATGGCGCGGACAACCTTCTAA